In Catenulispora sp. EB89, the genomic stretch TCGCCGCCGAACAGCGCCATGTAGTTCGGCTCGCTCGGGTGGGTGACGGCGAACGAGTTGGTCAGCAGCGCGCCGGAGGACGCCAGGGAGTTGATGTACGGGGCGTCGGAGCTGCCGATGATGTCGTCGTAGGAGTGGTTCTCCTCCATCACGACGACGACGTGGTCGGGGGTCGGGACGACGCCGGCGGTGGCCGGGGACGCGACCCGCGTGGTGGGGTTGGACGCCGTGGCGAAGGGGACGACGGCGGCGGCCAGCGCGACGGTGCCGAGGGCCGCGGTCAGCGACAGGGCTTTGCGATTCATCCGCATGGGATCTCTCCTTGTGGGAGCGGTGGGGCGTGGGGAAGGCAGCACCGGTGATGCTAGATACGGACCGTGACAAGTGGAACACCGTCGGAGGCAAAGGATTGGTTAACATCAAGAGGCTGAGCGCTGCGGTGCGGGAAACTGCGGCGCGCGAGGACCGCGATCATGGCGGGTACTGCGTGGGCTAGTAGGCGCGGGCTAGCAGGTGCGGGCTAGCAGGTGTGGGCTCTGCTCTCAGGCTCGATTGAACTGTGCCGCGGGCTTGGTGGCCGCGTTGAGCAGATACTCCAGCGGCCCGCGCCGGAACCGTCGGGACCACAGGCTGGCGAACACGACGGCCGTCGCCATGAACCCGAGCAGCACCCACAGCGGCTCGTCCGACTGGTCGTCGATTCCCAGGACGCTGATACCGACGAGATGGCCGACGTAGACCGTCAGGGACATCGTGCCGACGGTGATCACCGGCGCCAGGAGGCGGCGCGCGCGGGGGAGCCGGTCCAGGAGCGCGAGGCTGCCGACCACGGTGAGGATCGCGAATCCGGTGTTGCCGAGCACCTCGAACGTGGTGCCGCTGTGCGGGGAGGCGACCAGGAGGTTGGCGGCGCTGTCGGTCGGGACGGTGCCGTTCTCCCCGTCGCTGCCGGACGCGAGGGTGACCAGGCCCGTCAGGTGCGGGAAGAAGCGGAACACGAGCCAGGACAGGCCGTAGCCGGCAGCGGTGAGACCGGCGCCGAGGACTGTCAGACGCCTGAGTACGGTCGCGGCGCTCAGGTCGAGGCGGGCCAGCGCCATGCCGGCGATCACGAACGGCATCCACGTCAGCGCCGGATAGCCGCCGGTGAGCAGCAGCGCGACCGGGCCCTCGAAGCGTCCGGCCGTGCCGTCGCCGAGCTCGAAGGTGGCGCGCAGCAGGTAGGAGAGCTGAGGGCCGGCCAGGGCCCAAGCCATGGCGATGGCGGCGAGCGTGCCGGTGTGCAGGCGTAGCAGCGGCAGCGCGAGCAGGAAGTAGACGCCGTAGTAGGCGAGAATGACTTCGACCGGCGGGTCCCATGCCGTCAGCGCGACCCCGAGCGCCAGCAGGAGCGACGCCCGGATGACGATCCGCGCCACGGCCTGGCGCCCGGCCGCCCCGGTTCGCGGCGCCCGACGGCCCGCGATGATCGCCAGCGAGGCTCCGGCCAGGAGCGCGAACAGCGCCGACGCGCGTCCGTGGGACAGGAGCATCAGCGCGCCCTCCGGGCCGCCGACCGACGGATCGGGGCCGACGTGTGCGGCGAACATGCCGAACACGGCTAGGGCGCGTGCCAGGTCTAGGCCGATGAGGCGGGTTGGTACCGGGGCGGTTGTCTCGATCCGGCGGGTTGTCGATGGTGCGGTGGTCACCCGTTCAGCTTGGTCGGCGCTGGCGCTGCTTTCGGGAGGCTGGAGCGTGTCGATCGGCCGGATCGCCAGCGGTGTGTTCGACCGGATGCCGTCGGCATCGAGGTGGGCGTCAGGTGCCTGCTCGGCTTGGTCGGCGGCGGTGGCGGTGCTTGCGGGAGGTTGGGGTGTGTCGATCGGCCGGATCGCCGCAGGTGCGCTCGGCAGGATGCCGTCGGCTTGGCGGCGGGCGTCCGGCGCCTGCCCGATCTGGTCGGCCCGGCCGGTGCCGGTGCCGGTGCCGGCGGTCGGCTGGATCATGCCAGCCAGCCTCGCCGCCTCGCCGCGTGATCGACATCCGGCGGGTGGATGGAAACGGCCCGCCGATTGGCTGGTCTCAAACCCCCAGCCGCCGCACCCGCTCCTCGTCACAGACCCGCGGGCACGTGAGGCAGCTCTCCGCCGGCTCGATCGCGTAGTAGAGGCAGCAGCTGACCCGCGTGCGCGTCCAGTGCTCCCGCCCCGCCGCGTCGGCCAGGAGGCGGAAGTCGGCCGCGCCCGGCAACGCGGGGTCGCTGCCCGGCAGCACCGCTGCGGCAACCTCAACGCCGCGCGCCTCCTCGCCGAGCATGCGGGCCAGGTGCCAGATTCCGGAGACCAGGTCGTCGGCGGCCATGCCCCACAGCGCGCGCTGGCCGCGTTTGGTGAAGGGTCGGAAGGCGGCGAGCGCGGGCTCGACGTGCGTGGCGACCGCCGCGCGCAGGGCGCTTGCGTCGCCGGGCGTCCATCGGCCGGGCCGGAGCGCGAGGTCGCCGGTCGGCGGGTCGATCCAGACGTCGGACGTGCGGAGTTCGGGGACCCGTCCTTCGAGGTACCACGGCCCGCTGATCAGCAGCGCGACCGACCACAGGTAGTGGTGGAGCAGCCGGGACGCGGCGACGTGCGCCGGCGGGGCGGTGCCGTGGGCGGTGGCGATGCGTGCGGCTTCGAACGCGATCAGGCTCTCGGCCGAGGCAGCGAGGTGGTCCGTGCGGATCCAGGTCGCGTCGGGCTCCGACGGCAGGTCGTGGATGCTGACGCGCAGCGCCGGGCACGTGCTGGTCAGGCGCTGGTACGCGGCGGTCAGCATGGGGACTCCAGGATCTGATTCAGTAGGGCGGGGCAGGACGCTCCCCGGCGGCTTCTCGCCGGGTTGACGTTCTTAGGTAAGGCTAACCTAAACTAACGCGGTGTCCTTCATCGGCCCGCCGGACATGGCGGCTTCCTCGGTTTCCTCTATTCCGGCAATGCGGCTCTATGTGACAGCCCTTAATCCCACCGACGCGCTCACGGACGGCTTTCTGCCGGCGGCGGCGCGGCTCGGCCTCGACGTCACGGTGCTCACCGACGATGCTGAAGCTCATCGCCGGGCGTATGGTCGGGCGGTATTTCCCGTACGTGATTTCGAGCCGGAGGTGGTTCAGTGCGATGTGCGCGACTTCCGCGAAGTCATCGGACTGATCTCCGCTCATCACGCGCCGGACGCGGTATTCAGTAACAGTGACCATCTGCAGGTCCAGACTGCTTTGGTCGCCGAATACTTCGGTCTCGCGGGTAAGGACTGGAGAGCGGCTTTACGCGCCAAGAACAAGGGTCTGCTGCGTCGTCATCTTGGTGTGACCGGGGTGGATGCGGTGTGGTCCGCCGAACTCGCTCCGGACGGGGACGCCGGCCTTCTCCAGCCGCCGTTCCCCTGTGTCCTCAAGCCGCGCGAGGGTGTAGCCAGCGAGGATGTCGTGTTGGTGACCGACGCCGCTGATCTCGCGCAGCGTGTCGAGGAGATCCGCGGTCGCAGGGCTGGCGGGGCCACGCTCGTTCTGGAGGAGTTCCTTGAAGGCGACCACCATACCCTGGAGACGCTCGGCGACGGTCGGCGTCGTCACGTTCTCGGTGGGTTCCGGACCCGGCTCTCGCCTCCGCCGGACTTCATTGAAGAAGTCCTTACGTACATTCCGGCGTACCCGGAGTCCGTTCTCGACCAGGTCTTGGCTCAACTCGACGCGATCGGTATCGGGCTCGGGGCGTGCCATACGGAGTTCGTGCTTCAGCCCGACGGTCGTGTTCGGATCATCGAGGTCAACTATCGGGCTATCGGTGATCAATGCGATCTGATGCTGGAGCAGATTCTCCAGATTCCGTTCTTCGAGCTGGTTCTGCGCGTGCACCTCGGCCAAGAGCTTCCTGCTGACCTCGGAGCTCGCACCGATCGTCGGGCCCGTAACGAACCGGTGCTCGCCTACCGTGCTGGCACGCTCGTTTCGGCGCCGGGCGCGTACGACCGGGATGAGGACGACGTCCGCCTCTCCTATCGGCCGGTGCGGCAGATCGGCGAGCGTCACGAGCTTCACCGGACCAACCGTGACTACCTCGGCGTGGTCTGGGCTGTGGGTCCGGATCAGGACACTGTTGATGCGGCTGTCGCCGATTTCCTTGCCACCAACCGGTGGGAGATCACGCCGTGAGTCCCGACGAGCTGCTGACGATGCGCGTCCTGTCGGCGCTGCTGCGCGAGGACGTGCTGGGGATGCGTCGCGATGGCGTGGTGATTCAGAGGCCTGACGGCTTGTGGTGGAGCTGGCGGACATTGGCCATGCCGGTCGCCGCCGACGGGTTTCAAGGCGACTTCGCTGCCCGATTGCCCTCCTTGCAGGCCGACGGCGTGCTCCTCACCGATTTGTCGGCGATCCTCGCGCGGCTCGCCGAGCTGGCTGATCCTGTGGACCTGCCGGGCTACCTGGCCTTCGCACAGGAGTGCCGACAAACACTTGACACGATGCGACTGCACGAGCACGTCCGGCCTACTGTCCACGCGGCGCTCGCTGGCGTTTACGGCACGGACCCCGCCGGCTGGACTGGCCTCGGCGCGTCGCTGGCCTTCGACACTCTTGCCGCGTACCTTGACCACCCGGTTTACCCGACCGCGCGCGGCCGTGCTGGGCTCGGGGAGGGGGAGCTGCGACGCTATGCGCCGGAGTTCCATCCTGAGTTCGAGCTTCGCTGGCTTGCTGTGCCTGAGCGGGCCCTCGTTGCGCACGATCTCGGTTCGCTGCCGGCGTGGTGGCCCTCCGCGGGGGAGCTGGGGATCAGCGGGTCGTTCCGCACCATCCCCGTTCATCCGCTGACCGCGGGGGAGGACTTCTCGCGGCTGGTGCCTGGCTCTCGCCTCGTGCCTGGGGCGCGTCTCAGGGTGCTGCCGACGTTGTCGATGCGTACGGTCGCGGTCGCCGACGATCCGGTCCACCACCTCAAGCTGCCGCTGGCCACCGCGACTCTGGGTCTGCGCAACCGCCGTACCATCAAGCCTGGCACGTTGGTCGACGGTGCCGCCGGCCAGCGTCTGATCGAGGCCGTGATCGCTCGCGAGCCGCGCTTCGCCGGTCGCGTGCTGCATGCTGACGAGCAGTGCTACGCGCATGCCGACCACGAGCTGGCGGCCGTCCTGCTGCGTCAGCTACCGACGGGGCTCGATGACGCGGTCATCGTCCCCTTGGCCGCGCTGCTTGCTGGCGCGCCCGACGGACGGCTGGTCATCGACTCGCTGGCCGACCGCTTCTACGCCGGCTCGGTCCTCGCGCTGTACGAGGACTTCGTGACGCTGCTGATCGACTGGCAGACCACGTTGTTCGGCTACGGCATCGCCCTGGAGTCGCACCAGCAGAACACCTCGCTGGTGTTCGACCGCCGCGCCGGCCGCACCCGGTTGCTGCTGCTCTACAAGGACAACGACGGCCTCCGGATCAACACCACCCGAGCCCGAGATATCAGGCCCCTCCTCCCCGGCCTCACCGACTTCAACGACCCAAGAACCCACACCGACCACGACCGCCCCCTGACCGACCTGTTCACCACCATCACCGTCCACCTCTGCGCCGCACCCCTGGCCTTCGCCCTCGCGAAGGAAGGCCGAGCGCCCCTGCGCCAAACCCTGGCCACGCTCCGCACCCTGCTCACCGCCGCCGCCGACCACCTCGGCCCCGCCGCCCAAGCCCTCCGCACGGACCTGCTGAACGCCCCCCGCCTCCCGATCAAGGCCATGCTGACCGCCGGCACCCTCCTGACCAAGGAGCGCACCGGCGCCGCCGACATCAACAAGCACTACACCGACGGCCCGAACTACCTGCGCGATGTTGGGTCCGGGCGCGACGACGCCGCCGACCTCGGCGAGGCCGGCGCCCAGCCGGACAGCCCGGCGCGCCTTCGCGAGGCCGGAACTCCGCCCGAAGGCCCCGCTGACCTCCGCCAGGCCGAGGCTAGACCAGGTAGCCCCGGCTACCTCGGCGCGGCAGGTACCCGGTCCGATGGCCCGAGCTACCTCGGCCAGGCCGCGCCTCGGGCCGGCAATCTCGACCACCTCCGCCAACCTGGCGCCCAGCCCACCGCGCCCGCTCGCCCTCGCCAGTCCGGCACCCATCCCGGTGCTCCCACCCAACTCCGCCAGCCCGGACTCCAGCAGTGACCCTCGAAACCGCCCCCGCCGCCACCTCGACCGCCGCCACCTCGACCGCTGCCGCGCCGACTGCCGCAGCGCCGATCTCCGCCACCCCGACCGCCGCCACCCCGCGCCCCCGCCCCGCACCCGACCCCCATCCCGCAGGACTCACCCGCCGCCAGGTGCGCGCCGTTGCCTCCTGCTACTTCGTCGCGTCGTTTGCGGCGCTCGGGTTGCCGCCGTACCTCACTCAGATCCTGCCGACGCTCGGTGACCGGGATGCGCATTGGGCCGGCCTCCTCTACGTCGTTCCGACCGTCTTCAGTGCGCTCGGGGCTCCGCTGTGGGGGTGGCTCGCCGACCGCCACGGGCGTAAGCGGCTGCTCCTGCGTGCGCAGGTCGGCCTCAGCGTGTCGTTCCTCGCCGCCGGGGCCGCGGACAGCCTCGCCGCGTTCACCGCTGCGCTGGTGCTCCAGGGGTTCCTGGGCGGCACGTTCGCCGCGACCAACGGGTACCTCGGTGCCGCGCTGGAAGGGTCGCAGCTGTCGAAGGCGCTCACGGTGATGCAGGGCAGCGCGCGTGCCTCGCTCGTCGCGGCGCCGATTGTGGTCGGGGGGCTGTCGCCGTGGCTCTCGCCGCACCGGCAGTACCTGGTGCTGGCCGTTCTGCCGCTGGCGGCGGCGGTGCTGCTCGCCTTCCTGCCGGAGCCGACGCGGCCGGATGCCGAGGACCGCGACGCCGCCGCCCCACCGGCCATGGCGCCGGGAGCGCTCAGGCTGCTCTACGTCTTCGAGTTCCTCTTCGTCTTCGCGACCGTCGTCTCCTTCCCCTACCTCATCGCCCTCGTCCAGCAGCGAATACCCGGCGTCAACGACACCGTCGCCGGAGCCGTCTTCGCGCTGCCGCACCTGTGCTACCTGCTCAGCTCCGGCCGAATACACGCCGCCGTCCTGACCCGGCCGCGCGCGGGCCTCCTCCTCGGCTTCGCGCTGGTGGCACTCGGGCTCGTCGCGCACTGGCCCGCCGACACGCTCCCCGCCTTCGTCCTCGCGCGCCTGCTCCTCGGCGCCGGCCTGACCCTGGGCCTGGTGTCCCTGTCCGTCCTGACGGCCGAAGCCGCCCGAGGACGCCAGCCGGGCCGGATGTTCGGCACGTACGAACTCGTCTCCAAACTCGGCGCGGTCGCCGCCGGCATCGCCGCAGCCCTCGCCGGCAGCGCCTACGGCCCGCTCGCCCCGCTTCTCACCGGCACCGCCGCCGCGCTGGCCGCCGCCCTTCTCATACTGCTGACCCGTAGGAGCCACCGATGACCGTCCACACCGACCGCCGCCAGCCAGCCGTACCAACCCATACGGCAGTGCTGCCGAGCGCCGATCACGTCGTGGCGCACACCCTCCTCAACTGCCTACTGCGCGAAGTCTCCGCACCGGAACACCAAACCGCAGTCGCCGATGGCCACCTCCTGCTGCGCCTGCCAAGGCGCGGTGTCCAGCTGCGAGTGGCACTACGCCGCTCGTCCCTGATCGGCGCGCACCGCTTCGTCGGACCCGTGTACGAGCAGACCGCAGCAGGTCGACGCGAGATGGACTGGCGCGAACTCGCCGACCACATCAGAACCGAGCTGACGCTCCGCAGCGGCCTGGACAACGACGAGTTCCCCGCACAAGTAGCCTCCAGCTTCGACGGCGTCCAAGCCGCGCTGTTGGCCCGCAAAACGCAATCAGCCGCAGTAGACGACCGCTACACCGAATCCGAACAAGCCCTCCTCTTCGGCCACCGATTCCACCCGGCTCCCAAAGCCCGCCACGCCGAACGCGGCTCCTGGCCCGACTACGCCCCGGAGTTCCGGGCCCGCTTCCAACTCCGCCACCTCGCCGTCCGCAGCGAGTTCATCGCCCAGGACGCCGCCGACCCGGACGCGCTCACCGTGCTGGACCGCCTCGGCACAGTCCCACCCGGCCACACCCTGCTCCCCGTCCACCCCTGGCAGTACGAGCTGCTGCGCGACGACCCGACCCTGCGCGCCGCACTCGACCGCGGCGACGTCATCGACCTGGGCCTCCGCGGCGTCCCCTTCGCCGCCACCGCTTCAGTCCGGACACTCCACGGCGCGGACGCGTTCCTGAAGTTCAGCCTCAACGTCCGCATCACCAACTGCCTGCGCAAGAACGCAGCATACGAACTCGCCGGCGCCGTCGCGCTCACCCGGCTCCTGGCCGAACCCTTCGCCGAGCTCGCTGACCGCTTCCCGAACACCGCGATGCTCCGCGAGCCCGCCTTCCGGACCCTCGCCCTGCCCGGCCCCAACGGCCCCGACGGCCCCGACGCCATCATCGACACCGGCCTGTTCGAAGGCTTCGGCCTGATCGTCCGCGAAGGCCTGTCGGCGAACGTACGCCCCGGCCTGACGCCCCTTCTGGCCGCCGCCGTAGCCGACGAATACCCGACCAGCACAGCCCACATCTCAGCCCTGCTCGATGGCGCCGGACCAGACCAAGCGCGCCAGTGGTGGGCCGCCTATCTCAGGCTCCTGCTGCCGCCAGTGCTCGCCGCCTACTTCGACCACGGCGTAGTGCTTGAGCCCCACCTGCAGAACGTACTCATCTGCGTGGACGACGCCGGACGCCCGGCACAGATCCTCCTGCGCGACCTCGAAGGCACCAAACTCGTCCCGGAAAGCAACAGCACCCTGCTCGGCCGGCTGCCCGCAGAAGTCGCCGGCCCCATGACCTACGACGCCCAGCGCGGCTGGGACCGCGTGGTCTACTGCCTGCTGGTCAACCACGTCTCCGAACTCCTCGCCGCCATCGCCGACCGCCATCCGCCGCTGGAAGTCGCGCTCTGGGCCGAGGTCCGGACGGTGCTGACCGAGTACGCTGACGAATACGGCCGCCCGCCCCGCCTGGCCGCACTGCTCGCCGGCGTCCCGCTCCCGGCCAAGGCCAACCTGCTCACCCGCTGGGCCCGCAAGGCCGACCGCGAGGCCGGGTACGTGCCGCTGCCCTCGCCGCTGGCCGAGGACGTGCTCAGCGCGGCTGCCAGAGGCGTCGCCATCGGGGGCGTCTGCGCCAGGAGCGTCGTCCGGTGAGTGAACGAGTCCTGCGATACGTCGACGAGCTGGACTCCGCCGACCTCCCCGCCTACCTCTACGACCTGTCGGCCCTGCGCGCGCACGCCGCCGAGGTCCGTGCCGCGCTTCCACAACGCGTCGAGCTCTACTACGCAGCGAAGGCGAACCCTGATTCAGCCGTCCTGACCGCACTTCGTGACACCGTAGACGGCTACGAAGTCTCCTCCGGCGGCGAACTGACCCACGTACGCACCACGGTCCCAGACGCTCCCCTCGCCTTCGGCGGCCCCGGCAAGGCCCCGGACGAAATCGCCACCGCGCTGCGTCTCGGCGTGCGCCGCTGGCACGTCGAGAGCGAGCACGAACTCCGGCAGCTCGCAGCGACAGCGACAACGACAGCCGACGATCCCGTCGACATCCTCCTGCGCGTCAATCTGCCGATGGACGGGGGAGTGCTGGACTCCGTCGCGCTGGCCATGGGCGGACGCCCGACACCGTTCGGGCTCGATCCGGCGCGCGTGCCGGAATGCCTGCGCCTGCTGGCCAGTCCCGAATTCGGCCGTCTGCGGCTGCGCGGAATCCACGCGCACTTGGCCAGCGGACTGTCCGCCGCGGAACATCTCGCGGTCGTCGAGCGCGTCGTCGCATGGACCGCGGATCTGGCCGCTCAGCACGGAATCCGGCTCGACGAGGTGAACGTCGGCGGCGGCATGGCCGTCGACTACGACGACCCGACGCAGCGCTTCGACTGGGTCGCCTACGGCGCGGGCCTGGGCCGGCTCCTCGACAGCCGCCCCGATCTGACGCTGCGGATCGAACCGGGCCGGGCGATGACCACGTACTGCGGTTGGTACGTCTCTGAAGTCCTGGACGTCAAGCACAGCCACGGCGAAGACTTCGCCGTGATCCGCGGCGGCACACACCACCTGCGGACGCCCGCCACCCGCGGCCACTCCCAGCCCTTCGTCGTCTGCCCGGTCCAGAACTGGCCCCATGCCTGGGATCGGCCGACGATCACCGCGACCCGGGTGACGATCTCAGGCCAGCTGTGCACCCCGAAGGACGTCCTGGCGTATCAGGCCCCTGTGGCAGCCCTGCGCGCCGGCGACCGGATCGCCTTCGCCATGGCAGGCGCCTACGCCTGGAACATCTCGCACCACGACTTCCTCATGCATCCGTACCCGACGTTCCATCACTTGGATGATGTAGATCTCTGATACGCGAAGGAGGGGCGAGGCCACAAGGCCTCGCCCCTCCTTCACCTCACCCCACCCCTACTGCGGCGCCGCGACACCCGCCGCCTTCGCGATGTCCCCCAACATCAGATCCGCCGCCTGCACACCGATCCCCGACATCCACGTCTCATCCGCGACGCTGTAGACCCGGTTCTGCTTCACCGCCGGCAAGTCCTTCCACACCGATGTGCCCTGGACCTCCGTCTCCTTGGTCTTCGTCGGGTCGTCGGAGGTCGTGACGAACACCATGTCGGCGTCCGCCTTCCCGACCTGCTCGGCACTCACCTCCAGCATCATCTGGTCCGCGTCCGTCGCCGCCGGCCGGGTCAGGCCGACGTCGGTCAGCACCGTGCCGCTGAACGAGGCCTTCTCGTACAGCCGCGTCGGGCCCGCGACGAAGCGCACCACCGAGACCGTCGGCATCGTGCCGTTGTTCTTCGCCCTGATCTCGCCGCCGAGCTTCGCGGCGCGCGCCTCGTATGCCGTCAGCGCGCTCTTGGCCTGGCTCTCCTTGCCGAGCGCCTGCGCGTACAGCGCCAGGTTGGCCTTCCACGGGTAGCCGGTGGTCTCGGCCATCACCGTCGGGGCGATGGCGTTGAGCTGGGGGTAGATCTTCTCGTGCCGGACCTTCGAGGTCAGGATCAGGTCCGGCTTCAGGGAGGCGATGAGCTCCAGGTTCGGCTCGGTCATCGGCCCGACGTCGACGGTGCCCTTGATCTCGTCCTTGAGGTAGGACGGGAATCCGCCCTCGCTCTTCAGGTGCGGGGAGACGGCGCCGACCGGCGTGATGCCGAGCAGCGTGACGTCGTCCAGCTCGCCGCTGTCCAGGACCACGACGCGCTTGGGCTGGGACTTGATCACGGCGGTGCCCATGGCGTGCTTGACCGAGCGCGGGAAGGTGGCGGTCGTGCCGTCGGCGGCGGGCGCAGCAGAGTTCTGCTTCGTACCGGACCCGCTGCTGCTGCCGCTGCTACTACTGCTCGCGCAGCCGGCGAGAAGTGTGGCGGCCAGCGCGGAGGCGATCAGCGATGCGACAAGGCGGTTCTTGGTCATGGGTTCCTCGATGGGTTCGATGCGTTCGATGCAGCAGATGCAGCAGATGCAGCAGAGGTGGCAGGGGTGGCAGAAGCCGTGGATACGACAGGTGTGGAGAGGTCTTGCGGGCCAGCGGCACGACCAGCGGAGTGCCGGTCTCCGGATCGGGCACCACCCGGCACGGCACCTCGAAGACCTGCTCGACGAGGTCGGCGGTCAGCACCTCCTCGGGCGGCCCGGCCGCGGCCAGTTCGCCGTCGTGCAGCACGACGAGGTGGTCGGCGTAGCGCGCGGCCTGGCCGAGGTCGTGCAGCACCATGACGATGCTGCGGCGGGCCTCGGCGTGCAGGTCGGCCACCAGGTTCAGGACGTCGAGCTGGTGGCGCAGGTCCAGGAAGGTCGTGGGCTCGTCGAGCAGCAGCACCGAGGTGTCCTGGGCCAGGGCCAGCGCGATCCAGACGCGCTGCCGCTGGCCGCCGGAGAGCTGGTCGACCGGCCGGTCGCGCAGGTCGGCGACGCCGGTGCGGGCCAGGGCGAGGTCGACCGCCGCCTGGTCCGCGCCGGACCAGGTGCTGAACACGCGCTGGTGCGGATGGCGTCCGAGTCGGACCAGCGCCTCGACGGTGATGGCCTCCGGCGTGACCGGCTGTTGCGGCAGCAGGCCCATGGTCTTGGCCAGCGTGCGCGCCGGGATGCGGTGGATGTCGGCGCCGTCGAGCAGGACGGTGCCGGCGGCCGGGGCGAGCAGACGTGCCAGGCCGCGCAGCAGGGTGGACTTGCCGCAGGCGTTGGGGCCGACGATCGCGGTCACCGCCTCGGCCGGGATCTCCAGGTCCAGGCCG encodes the following:
- a CDS encoding ABC transporter substrate-binding protein; amino-acid sequence: MTKNRLVASLIASALAATLLAGCASSSSSGSSSGSGTKQNSAAPAADGTTATFPRSVKHAMGTAVIKSQPKRVVVLDSGELDDVTLLGITPVGAVSPHLKSEGGFPSYLKDEIKGTVDVGPMTEPNLELIASLKPDLILTSKVRHEKIYPQLNAIAPTVMAETTGYPWKANLALYAQALGKESQAKSALTAYEARAAKLGGEIRAKNNGTMPTVSVVRFVAGPTRLYEKASFSGTVLTDVGLTRPAATDADQMMLEVSAEQVGKADADMVFVTTSDDPTKTKETEVQGTSVWKDLPAVKQNRVYSVADETWMSGIGVQAADLMLGDIAKAAGVAAPQ